A single region of the Silene latifolia isolate original U9 population chromosome 8, ASM4854445v1, whole genome shotgun sequence genome encodes:
- the LOC141596242 gene encoding small RNA 2'-O-methyltransferase-like, whose amino-acid sequence METENPPVAVKKQTLTAKAIIHQKYGTKACYKIEEVEEKLSSNVLCPGLTLPQKGPSLFRCFLQLPDISVVSEPCKKKKDAQQSAAQLALVKLGIDSESSSPTDAVDELVSRLTYMFSNEFLSSLHPLSGHLKAVLRRDDKRCGLLPLYAVISCDPKLVNLCKSIDARVEANPLLSIPIVKGAVARLSELVISEEELWIKRKEPYPSDVIPSLDNQESDITNGAVTVTKAVYIPPSLDKDVVSLSLNMGSEVYYLDIIAQELGVVDASKVLISRTIGKSSSEMRLYFSALEPKNLISDPEFHSAKDVSSDSSFNVRASYLLGQHVYGNVILASVGYTWRGAELFHEDVSVRSYFRMLVGKTPDGIFKLSRDAILAADLPQLFTTKTNWRGSLPRDLLCAFCRQHRLSEPVFTLVCNSLKSDKELHESENGQTSPEIETFRCNIKIFSKTQELILEYFPEESFKKQGDSMQNASLKALLWFNIYFKQPNADLEKLSLSSVSNELNCNLTSFVKEFYFCQLMHEAQQPRDVIGGRKRNREPQSDLINKNPRMEGEVSGSSPSIGSVVSISYTVYLVSEGTEIRELLEKNDDFEFEIGAGAVISNIESAVTQMTVGQSICFYMGLPPKEFILASAVEYERVLSLLSSSPCCLEYTTSLLQVTEPFEDRMEQALFSPPLSKQRLEFAMHYIKEFSAASLIDFGCGSGSLVDSLIDIPSSLEKIVGVDLSQKGLVRAAKVLNSKLEKLKTVMPTSRIESVTLYDGSITVFDSRLYGFDVGACLEVIEHMEEDQACLFGDVALSLFRPKLLIVSTPNYEYNIIMQKSNLATQEEDPDEKGGAQPCKFRNHDHKFEWTRQQFNQWATALALRHNYSVEFGGVGGDGSEPGYASQIAVFRIRNDSSVEVSGPTVEVDHHYKTVWEWNAATTENPAE is encoded by the exons CTTGGGATTGATTCTGAGTCAAGTAGTCCGACAGATGCTGTGGATGAATTGGTATCTCGTCTTACGTATATGTTTTCAAATGAG TTTCTATCATCACTTCACCCATTGAGTGGTCACTTAAAAGCAGTGTTACGGAGAGACGACAAACGTTGTGGCTTGCTTCCTTTATACGCTGTAATTTCTTGTGATCCAAAGCTTGTAAACTTGTGCAAATCCATTGATGCAAGGGTTGAGGCAAATCCTTTATTGTCTATCCCTATTGTGAAAGGAGCTGTTGCCAGATTATCAGAACTTGTTATTTCCGAGGAGGAGCTTTGGATTAAGAGGAAGGAGCCTTATCCTTCAGATGTTATACCATCTTTAGACAATCAAGAGTCAGATATAACCAATGGGGCTGTTACAGTTACCAAGGCGGTGTATATTCCACCTTCACTTGATAAGGATGTAGTCTCCTTAAGTCTGAATATGGGTTCAGAAGTTTATTACCTGGATATTATTGCACAAGAGCTCGGTGTTGTTGATGCCTCAAAAGTCCTCATCTCCAG GACAATTGGCAAATCATCTTCTGAAATGAGATTGTATTTTTCTGCTCTGGAACCCAAAAATTTGATTTCAGATCCAGAATTCCATAGCGCAAAAGATGTATCTTCTGATAGTTCCTTTAATGTACGTGCTAGTTACTTGTTGGGCCAACATGTTTATGGCAACGTAATTTTAGCTTCTGTGGGATACACATGGAGAGGTGCTGAGCTGTTCCATGAAGATGTATCTGTACGTTCCTATTTCAG GATGCTTGTTGGCAAAACCCCTGATGGGATTTTCAAGTTATCCAGAGATGCAATACTTGCTGCCGATTTGCCTCAGCTATTTACCACTAAAACAAACTGGAGAGGCTCTTTACCGAGAGATCTTCTATGTGCATTCTGCCGCCAACACAGGCTGTCGGAACCGGTTTTCACTCTTGTCTGTAACTCCTTGAAATCTGACAAAGAGTTGCATGAATCTGAAAATGGCCAGACCTCACCTGAAATAGAAACTTTCAGATGCAATATTAAAATATTCTCTAAAACCCAGGAATTAATTCTTGAATATTTTCCTGAAGAATCTTTCAAGAAACAAGGGGATTCAATGCAGAATGCTTCTTTGAAAGCTCTTTTATGGTTTAACATTTACTTCAAGCAACCAAATGCAGATTTGGAGAAGTTGTCTTTATCTAGTGTTAGTAATGAACTCAACTGCAACTTGACTTCCTTCGTGAAAGAGTTTTATTTCTGTCAACTGATGCACGAAGCCCAGCAGCCTCGCGATGTAATTGGAGGCCGGAAAAGGAACCGAGAACCACAAAGTGACCTTATAAATAAAAATCCAAGAATGGAAGGGGAAGTGTCTGGATCATCACCATCTATTGGATCTGTTGTCTCTATAAGTTATACTGTATACTTGGTTTCAGAAGGAACTGAAATCCGAGAATTGCTAGAGAAGAATGACGATTTTGAATTTGAGATTGGGGCAGGAGCAGTGATCTCTAACATTGAATCAGCTGTTACACAGATGACCGTGGGACAATCCATTTGCTTTTATATGGGCTTGCCACCGAAGGAATTTATCCTAGCTTCTGCTGTTGAATATGAGAGAGTCCTTTCTCTTTTGTCCTCAA GTCCTTGCTGCTTGGAATACACCACAAGTCTTCTGCAAGTAACTGAACCATTCGAAGACAGAATGGAGCAAGCACTTTTTAGTCCTCCACTATCAAAGCAGCGTTTGGAATTCGCAATGCATTACATTAAAGAATTTTCGGCTGCTAGCTTG ATTGATTTTGGATGTGGATCTGGAAGTTTAGTAGATTCCTTAATTGATATTCCAAGCTCCTTGGAAAAGATTGTTGGTGTTGATCTTTCTCAGAAGGGTCTCGTTCGTGCTGCCAAA GTCCTTAATTCAAAACTCGAGAAGCTGAAAACTGTAATGCCCACGTCAAGGATAGAATCCGTTACTCTGTATGATGGGAGCATTACTGTATTTGACTCCCGCTTGTATGGATTTGACGTTGGTGCATGCTTAGAG GTAATCGAGCATATGGAGGAAGACCAAGCATGCTTATTTGGTGATGTTGCTCTGTCATTATTCCGTCCCAAGTTGCTGATTGTTTCAACCCCAAACTACGAATACAACATTATCATGCAAAAGTCCAATCTAGCAACCCAAGAGGAGGACCCGGACGAGAAGGGCGGAGCCCAACCGTGTAAATTTCGAAACCATGACCACAAGTTTGAGTGGACAAGGCAACAGTTTAATCAATGGGCGACTGCCTTGGCTTTGAGACACAATTACAGTGTCGAATTTGGTGGTGTAGGAGGAGATGGGTCGGAACCCGGATACGCTTCTCAGATAGCGGTCTTCAGGATTCGCAATGACTCGTCCGTTGAAGTATCTGGACCGACTGTCGAGGTGGATCACCATTACAAAACTGTGTGGGAATGGAATGCTGCTACTACCGAAAATCCAGCTGAGTGA
- the LOC141596243 gene encoding uncharacterized protein LOC141596243 yields the protein MEEQGKMGMREYRKGNWTIQETMILIEAKKMDDERRKLSKKQAYHNIITTSPSSNINTSTSMSMSTKPVTELRWKWVEEYCWRKGCLRSQNQCNDKWDNLMRDYKKIRDFSRNLLISNKGGDNYDQHEEISGNVKVKSYWEMDKVERKDKGLPTNMLPQIYQALFDVVESSGSGSGSGCTTPSSVGVVAAVAVAGPTQFLQLPPPSPPPPLQLQMSPLPFYSPQSQVQVQPQPLLQVLPTLELEASEQSQPESSAKRRRKEERVIIEASVPEGTSTDAPTTTTTTTTTTPPTLQDISSAICRSASIISEAIQANEQNEERRHKEIMQIHETRLRFEESRLEVTRQGFNGLNDAINKLANSILTWANASHRSHQGP from the exons atggaagaacaaggaaaaatgggtATGAGGGAGTATAGGAAAGGGAATTGGACAATTCAAGAAACAATGATATTAATAGAAGCAAAAAAAATGGATGATGAAAGAAGAAAATTAAGCAAAAAACAAGCTTATCATAATATTATTACTACTTCTCCAAGTAGTAATATTAATACGAGTACGAGTATGAGTATGAGTACGAAACCGGTGACGGAATTAAGGTGGAAATGGGTAGAAGAATATTGTTGGAGAAAAGGGTGTTTAAGGTCACAAAATCAATGTAATGATAAATGGGATAATTTAATGAGAGATTATAAGAAAATTAGGGATTTTTCTAGGAATTTATTAATTTCTAATAAAGGTGGTGATAATTATGATCAACATGAAGAAATTAGTGGTAATGTTAAGGTAAAGAGTTATTGGGAAATGGATAAGGTTGAAAGAAAAGATAAGGGTTTGCCTACAAATATGTTGCCTCAAATTTATCAAGCATTGTTTGATGTTGTTGAAAGTAGTgggagtggtagtggtagtggttGTACTACTCCTAGTAGTGTTGGTGTTGTTGCGGCGGTTGCGGTTGCGGGCCCGACTCAGTTTTTGCAGCTTCCGCCTCCGTCTCCACCGCCTCCGTTGCAGTTGCAAATGAGTCCGTTGCCGTTTTATTCTCCGCAATCACAAGTGCAAGTGCAACCGCAACCGCTACTTCAGGTGTTACCTACATTAG AATTAGAAGCAAGTGAACAATCACAACCGGAATCATCAGCAAAGAGAAGACGGAAAGAAGAAAGAGTAATAATAGAAGCATCCGTACCAGAAGGAACAAGTACGGATgctccaacaacaacaactactactaCGACTACAACACCACCAACGTTACAAGACATAAGTTCGGCTATATGTAGGAGTGCTTCAATTATTTCCGAAGCGATCCAAGCTAATGAGCAAAATGAAGAGAGGAGACACAAAGAGATTATGCAAATTCATGAAACAAGATTAAGATTTGAAGAGTCTAGATTAGAGGTTACTAGACAAGGGTTTAATGGCTTAAATGATGCCATTAATAAGCTTGCTAATTCTATTCTTACTTGGGCTAATGCTTCCCATAGATCTCACCAAGGTCCTTAG
- the LOC141596244 gene encoding protein SULFUR DEFICIENCY-INDUCED 1 has translation MRTDQNSEKNLPRNEFYTPPPISKQRNSFTSKTWMSEKKPLYPDVYHVIHKVPHGNSPYVKAKHVQMVEKDPGKAVSLFWNAINSGDRVDSALKDMAAVMKQLNRPDEAIEAIRSFRHLCPADSQESIDNVLVELYKRSGRLEEEIEVLLLKLKRVEEVNCFGGMTIRMGRSHGKRIPVRPQQEYARLLGNLAWAYLQLNEYRSAEEYYRKALSIEPDRNKQCNLAVCLMCMNNITEAKFLLQSIQSSAPEGKMDETYAKAYERAVELLSEIESHPFDNKENNSTNTSVFAFSPYKKDPFSWQSLGKTPPIPDRRQLKSPMTQPKRDARWTPPIPAGKFLVSPFTQPRTGSRLPDTDDWRKGPHRNEPISHFPRRLQFGDPAELRTSTKENISETDWVENGLNLAAYEGKKSWADIAEEEEEAERQQQQEKRRLDVFRELAPANPKA, from the exons atgaggacAGATCAAAATTCCGAGAAGAACTTGCCAAGAAACGAGTTTTACACTCCGCCGCCGATATCGAAACAAAGAAATTCATTCACATCAAAGACATGGATGTCAGAGAAGAAACCATTATACCCTGATGTTTATCATGTTATTCATAAAGTTCCTCATGGAAATTCTCCTTATGTCAAAGCCAAGCATGTGCAG ATGGTAGAGAAAGATCCAGGAAAGGCGGTATCATTGTTCTGGAATGCTATAAACTCTGGTGATCGGGTTGACAGTGCTTTAAAGGATATGGCCGCGGTGATGAAACAGTTAAATCGGCCAGATGAGGCAATTGAGGCTATTAGATCATTTCGCCATCTCTGCCCTGCCGATTCTCAAGAATCCATTGATAATGTCTTAGTGGAACTATATAAG AGGTCAGGTAGGCTAGAGGAGGAGATTGAGGTTCTTCTTCTCAAATTAAagcgtgttgaagaagtgaaTTGTTTTGGTGGGATGACTATAAGAATGGGACGATCCCATGGAAAGCGCATTCCTGTACGACCTCAACAAGAGTATGCAAG GCTGTTGGGGAACTTGGCATGGGCTTATTTGCAGTTAAATGAATACAGAAGCGCTGAAGAGTACTACAG GAAAGCGCTATCAATTGAGCCAGACAGGAACAAGCAATGCAATCTAGCAGTTTGCCTGATGTGCATGAACAACATTACCGAAGCCAAATTCCTGCTACAAAGTATACAGTCATCGGCCCCTGAAGGAAAAATGGACGAGACATATGCCAAGGCGTATGAGCGCGCAGTAGAGCTGTTATCTGAAATCGAGTCTCATCCATTCGACAACAAAGAGAACAACTCTACAAATACCAGTGTCTTTGCCTTCTCACCCTACAAAAAAGACCCTTTTTCATGGCAAAGTCTCGGGAAAACTCCACCAATTCCAGATCGAAGACAGCTTAAGAGTCCGATGACACAGCCTAAGAGAGATGCCAGGTGGACCCCACCGATTCCTGCAGGAAAATTTCTTGTTAGTCCATTCACTCAGCCTAGAACAGGTTCAAGATTGCCGGATACTGATGATTGGAGAAAAGGGCCCCACAGGAACGAGCCTATAAGTCATTTTCCACGGAGATTGCAGTTTGGAGACCCTGCAGAACTAAGAACCAGCACGAAAGAGAACATATCCGAAACTGACTGGGTCGAGAATGGACTGAATTTGGCAGCATATGAAGGTAAGAAGAGTTGGGCTGATATagccgaagaagaagaagaagcagaACGACAGCAACAGCAAGAAAAGAGAAGACTGGATGTTTTCAGGGAGTTAGCTCCAGCGAACCCGAAAGCTTGA